The following are from one region of the Deferrivibrio essentukiensis genome:
- a CDS encoding SpoIIE family protein phosphatase, with translation MDSCREILNFIENIVIEIDSNYKIQYANYPVKSLTGKTSEQLLGKKCYSTLFGLTNPCENCQLKDLIDNKLPKMITHDVLTHRGFRKIYSAQFSKTTTNSYIEILNDITENKKMMDKLNHHLKELKAKNVMLNLQKRETEKKRIFLEKILNSTEEGLMVIDNNFNVITSNYKIKTLTKYKDKNIEKCYNIYGFNNQCPECPFKDKKTVKSARKIKDKHLTVNFNLFDEYVVESVRDTTKEIYLLDEIKKQQIDLKEKQHQMKILNEDLLKMNAKLQEAQKLIDDELRQVGEIQTSLLPEKLPDIEGFDFGAFYTPAEQAGGDYYDCIKMSNGYYGFTVADVSGHGIPAAVIMAITRAIMRSYTYDVISSSEALAMVNEILCDNIYTTDFVTMFYLVMNSNTSECNFASAGHNPLLFFDKSEMTVKRLTASGLFLGTFEDVEYEEGNVKIDTGDILFMYTDGLVEAMNKSSEQYGYDRLISKLIMFQNEKCCVIIDNIMKDLKEFTEGRPFDDDITIFVIKKED, from the coding sequence ATGGATAGTTGTAGAGAGATACTCAATTTTATTGAAAATATAGTTATAGAAATTGACAGTAACTATAAAATACAATACGCAAACTATCCTGTAAAATCGCTCACTGGAAAAACTTCAGAGCAGTTATTAGGGAAAAAATGTTACTCTACCCTTTTCGGTCTAACAAACCCATGCGAAAATTGCCAACTTAAAGATTTGATTGACAATAAACTTCCTAAAATGATTACTCACGATGTATTGACACATAGAGGATTCAGAAAAATATATTCTGCTCAATTTAGTAAAACTACCACGAATAGCTATATAGAAATTTTAAATGACATAACTGAAAACAAAAAAATGATGGATAAATTAAATCATCACCTTAAAGAGCTCAAAGCAAAAAATGTGATGCTAAACCTTCAAAAAAGGGAAACCGAAAAGAAGCGAATATTTCTTGAAAAGATTCTTAACAGCACTGAAGAAGGATTGATGGTTATTGACAATAATTTTAACGTAATCACAAGCAATTATAAAATTAAAACATTAACTAAATATAAAGATAAAAATATTGAAAAATGTTATAATATTTACGGTTTTAATAACCAATGCCCCGAATGCCCTTTCAAAGATAAAAAAACAGTTAAGTCTGCAAGAAAAATTAAAGATAAGCATTTAACAGTAAATTTTAACCTTTTTGATGAATATGTTGTAGAGAGTGTAAGAGATACCACAAAAGAGATATATTTGCTTGATGAGATTAAAAAGCAGCAAATTGATTTAAAAGAGAAACAACATCAGATGAAAATCCTTAATGAAGACTTACTAAAAATGAATGCCAAACTGCAGGAAGCTCAAAAACTTATTGATGATGAATTAAGACAAGTCGGTGAAATACAGACAAGTCTTTTACCGGAAAAATTACCTGACATAGAAGGATTTGACTTTGGTGCATTCTATACACCTGCAGAGCAAGCTGGCGGTGACTATTACGATTGTATAAAAATGAGCAATGGCTATTACGGGTTTACGGTAGCTGATGTATCAGGACATGGAATACCTGCGGCAGTTATAATGGCAATCACAAGAGCAATAATGAGATCATACACCTATGATGTCATTTCCTCTTCCGAAGCCCTTGCTATGGTTAATGAAATACTTTGTGATAATATTTATACCACTGACTTTGTTACAATGTTTTACCTTGTAATGAACTCAAATACCTCCGAGTGCAATTTTGCCAGTGCAGGTCATAATCCATTACTATTTTTTGATAAAAGTGAAATGACTGTTAAAAGACTTACTGCATCCGGACTCTTCTTGGGAACATTTGAAGATGTAGAGTATGAAGAGGGGAATGTCAAAATCGATACCGGTGATATCCTTTTTATGTACACCGACGGCCTGGTAGAGGCTATGAACAAATCAAGTGAACAATATGGCTACGATAGATTAATTTCTAAGTTAATTATGTTTCAAAATGAAAAATGCTGTGTTATAATAGATAATATAATGAAAGATTTAAAAGAATTCACTGAAGGCAGACCCTTCGATGATGATATTACTATATTTGTTATAAAAAAGGAGGATTAA
- a CDS encoding OmpA/MotB family protein — translation MEKAPKGVKTTFHVWAYTEDEAKEHLSLNGWKILNVKKFNPPALNEESKNNTNNIDNSNSMLQGTEDATSHNMSQNFNTNFKNINFVADIYFESGKYNTDFSKFDNLTFSNNKIYLIYGYTDSLPVKPNDYFKTNYELSILRALEVKKYLIEKKGLKDENLKIAGFGEFYPKKDNTFNGSPVNRRVEIYEYK, via the coding sequence GTGGAAAAAGCACCTAAAGGGGTTAAGACAACTTTTCATGTATGGGCGTATACCGAAGATGAGGCAAAAGAGCACCTTTCTCTAAATGGGTGGAAAATCTTAAATGTAAAAAAGTTTAACCCGCCTGCGCTCAATGAGGAATCAAAAAATAACACTAACAACATCGATAACAGCAATAGCATGCTTCAAGGCACTGAGGATGCTACTTCTCACAACATGTCACAAAATTTTAACACTAACTTTAAAAACATAAATTTTGTCGCTGACATTTACTTTGAATCAGGAAAATACAACACTGATTTTTCAAAATTTGATAATTTAACTTTTTCAAATAACAAGATTTATCTCATTTACGGCTATACGGACAGTCTTCCTGTAAAACCAAATGATTATTTTAAAACAAATTATGAGCTGTCTATACTACGTGCTCTTGAAGTGAAAAAATATTTAATTGAAAAAAAAGGGCTCAAAGATGAAAACCTGAAAATAGCGGGTTTTGGAGAATTTTATCCAAAAAAAGACAACACATTTAATGGAAGTCCTGTTAACAGACGGGTGGAAATTTATGAATACAAATGA